One Spiroplasma endosymbiont of Nebria brevicollis DNA window includes the following coding sequences:
- a CDS encoding ATP-binding cassette domain-containing protein: protein MLAGSSVAIFGANGAGKTTLCEIISNTKNATSGSIEYSFDKKDIPYVLGINFQDQVYPNFIIVKELINFYHKIYVDKIKPEVFSSMLEKFQLAELFKRKVNSLSGGQRQRVNLFLSLFHQPKIYIGDEISTGLDVKTRIDVINFLQ, encoded by the coding sequence TTGCTTGCAGGTAGCTCAGTTGCTATTTTCGGTGCTAATGGTGCAGGAAAAACTACGCTTTGCGAAATAATTAGCAATACCAAAAACGCTACTAGCGGTAGCATTGAATATAGTTTTGATAAAAAGGATATCCCTTACGTTTTAGGGATTAACTTTCAAGATCAAGTTTACCCTAATTTTATTATTGTCAAAGAATTAATAAACTTTTATCATAAAATTTATGTTGATAAAATTAAACCAGAAGTATTTTCTTCAATGTTAGAAAAATTCCAATTAGCAGAATTGTTTAAACGGAAAGTAAATAGTTTATCAGGTGGACAAAGACAAAGAGTTAATCTTTTCTTATCTTTATTTCATCAACCTAAAATTTATATTGGTGATGAAATATCAACTGGTTTAGATGTTAAAACCAGAATTGATGTTATTAACTTTTTGCAATAA
- the holA gene encoding DNA polymerase III subunit delta — protein MVHIVYGQDQYLIKKNIEILIKKHHKDNDYNYSSYNLLNTTIANIISEIQTISLFETNKVIVIDDENHEYREWIKDEKFCYALLNHSDKIMIIIKIQSDDFKANSISDKFNIIKVKNYTKTQLELFINKVCTSFKISITKSAIDFLIANLPNETNIFINELKKLRHVNELITLEIIQDIIPHYFNDNIFKTINYLLKKDYKKFWIQFNYYNTINYDKIKMINILAYQLELIRDIKILINQNHSYEQISQKINIPSFQVKLLSQYTMNSLHINNNLLKLYELDANIKKGKCDKNIAIDLFFLSF, from the coding sequence ATGGTTCATATTGTCTATGGTCAAGATCAATATTTAATTAAAAAAAATATTGAGATTTTAATTAAAAAACATCATAAAGATAATGATTATAACTATAGCAGTTATAATCTACTTAATACTACTATTGCTAATATTATTTCTGAAATTCAAACTATCAGTCTTTTTGAAACTAATAAAGTTATTGTTATTGATGATGAAAACCATGAATATCGGGAATGGATTAAAGATGAGAAATTTTGCTATGCCTTACTTAATCACAGTGATAAAATAATGATAATTATTAAAATTCAAAGTGATGATTTTAAAGCTAATAGTATTAGTGATAAGTTTAATATTATTAAAGTTAAAAATTATACCAAAACACAATTAGAACTATTTATTAATAAAGTATGCACTAGTTTTAAAATTAGTATTACTAAATCTGCTATTGATTTTTTAATAGCAAATTTGCCTAATGAAACTAATATATTTATTAATGAACTAAAAAAGTTGCGACATGTTAATGAATTAATAACTTTAGAAATAATACAAGACATTATACCCCATTATTTTAATGATAATATTTTTAAAACTATTAATTATTTATTAAAAAAAGATTATAAAAAATTTTGAATACAATTTAACTATTATAACACTATTAATTATGATAAAATAAAAATGATTAATATTCTTGCATATCAACTAGAGTTAATTAGAGATATTAAAATTTTAATTAATCAAAACCATAGTTATGAACAAATCTCGCAAAAAATAAATATTCCCTCTTTCCAAGTTAAGCTATTATCACAATATACTATGAATAGTTTGCATATTAATAATAATTTGTTAAAATTATATGAATTAGACGCTAATATTAAAAAAGGAAAATGTGATAAAAATATTGCAATTGATTTATTTTTTTTAAGTTTTTAG
- a CDS encoding valine--tRNA ligase, whose protein sequence is MKKYLDKKYDHSVVENNKYEQWVKQGIFTASAKNEKPSFTIILPPPNVTGLLHLGHAWDGTIQDLLIRYKRLQGFNTLFVPGMDHAGIATQVKVAQHIKFEQNLNLQQLGKSKFLEQAWKWKTEYANNIRTQWAKLGLALDYSRETFTLDTKVNQAVNQVFVKLYNDGLIYQGKKIVFWDPQLQTAISNIEVNYKETKGKMYYLKYFVVNSDQFITIATTRPETMFGDQCIVVNSKDKRYTKLINKMVINPANKAQIKIIADDYVEMSFGTGAMKCTPAHDASDYEIALRHKLAMPICMNIDGTMNELALSYVNQDRFTCRNQLINQLTKENLVDKIEDYIHQVGHSERSNAVVEPYLSQQWFVKMEPLVKNILEKQKHVKTKVNFHPISFEQQLLQWLNNMQDWCISRQLWWGHRIPVWYHKTTKEIYVDKEPPKNIDDYTQDPDVLDTWFSSGLWPFVTLGWPNKSFDFQKYYPTTVLVTAYDILFFWVARMIFMGWEFTNQKPFQHVLIHGLIRDETGRKMSKSLNNGINPMEVIAKYGADALRYFLVSNCAPGQDLRFSTIKVEAAWNLNNKLWNAARYVLMNLPASFKLQSNINHDNFIDQWILEQLNELIIKVEQNMEQYEFVLVTKELSNFIWNKYCSWYIELNKVNLQNNKLKINSLQTLYYVIQQIIIMLHPFVPFITQIIYEKMGHQDTILNDKFPQIQKLGTTKKANEFVNILIEIISAMREIRKELNLPFKAPLIIHVNSDNSFFKQAKDDLNPYLLQLTNSKIVSVNGSSLPINNKIVKVIHEAFLEIKTENLFAKDEQLNKLNKELDVVKNEILRSENILSNEQFIKKAPSEKIALEKAKLADYEKQKLLIETKIKEL, encoded by the coding sequence ATGAAAAAATATTTAGACAAAAAATATGACCATTCAGTAGTTGAAAACAATAAATATGAACAATGAGTAAAACAAGGTATTTTCACAGCTAGTGCTAAAAATGAAAAACCATCATTTACTATTATTTTACCACCCCCTAATGTCACAGGATTGTTGCATTTAGGTCATGCTTGAGATGGAACAATCCAAGACCTGTTAATTCGTTATAAACGCCTACAAGGTTTTAATACACTTTTTGTACCAGGTATGGACCATGCAGGGATTGCTACACAAGTAAAAGTTGCTCAACATATTAAATTTGAACAAAATTTAAATTTACAACAGTTAGGAAAATCAAAATTTTTAGAACAAGCATGAAAATGAAAAACAGAGTATGCTAATAATATTAGAACTCAATGAGCCAAATTAGGACTTGCTTTAGACTATTCTCGTGAAACTTTTACACTTGATACCAAAGTTAATCAGGCTGTTAACCAAGTATTTGTGAAACTATATAATGATGGTTTAATTTATCAAGGTAAAAAAATTGTTTTCTGGGACCCGCAATTACAAACTGCTATTTCTAATATTGAAGTAAATTACAAAGAAACCAAAGGAAAAATGTATTATTTAAAATACTTTGTTGTAAATAGTGATCAATTTATTACTATCGCCACAACACGTCCAGAAACCATGTTTGGTGACCAATGCATAGTTGTTAATAGTAAAGACAAACGTTATACTAAATTAATTAATAAAATGGTTATTAACCCGGCTAATAAGGCTCAAATTAAAATCATTGCTGATGATTATGTAGAAATGAGTTTTGGTACTGGTGCCATGAAATGTACACCTGCCCATGATGCTAGTGACTATGAAATTGCACTCCGTCATAAGTTAGCAATGCCCATTTGTATGAATATTGATGGAACCATGAATGAATTAGCTTTGTCATATGTTAATCAAGATCGTTTTACTTGTCGTAACCAATTAATTAACCAATTAACTAAAGAAAATCTAGTTGATAAAATTGAAGATTATATTCATCAAGTTGGTCATTCGGAGCGTAGTAATGCTGTTGTAGAACCATATTTATCACAACAATGATTTGTAAAAATGGAACCATTGGTGAAAAACATTTTAGAGAAACAAAAACACGTTAAAACTAAAGTTAATTTTCATCCCATTTCGTTTGAACAACAACTTTTACAATGGTTAAATAATATGCAAGATTGATGCATTTCCCGTCAACTATGATGAGGACATAGGATACCTGTTTGATATCATAAAACAACTAAAGAAATTTATGTTGATAAAGAACCACCAAAAAATATTGATGATTATACACAAGACCCCGATGTTTTAGATACTTGATTTTCTAGTGGTTTATGGCCATTCGTTACTTTAGGATGACCTAATAAATCCTTTGATTTCCAAAAATATTATCCAACAACAGTTTTAGTAACAGCTTATGATATCTTATTTTTCTGAGTTGCTCGTATGATATTCATGGGGTGAGAGTTTACTAATCAAAAACCGTTCCAACATGTTTTAATTCATGGTTTAATTCGTGATGAAACAGGCAGAAAAATGTCAAAATCATTAAATAATGGAATTAATCCGATGGAAGTAATTGCTAAATATGGCGCTGACGCTTTACGCTATTTTTTAGTTAGCAATTGTGCTCCTGGTCAAGATTTACGCTTTAGTACTATTAAAGTGGAAGCTGCCTGAAACTTAAATAATAAATTATGAAATGCAGCGCGCTATGTGCTAATGAATTTGCCTGCTAGTTTTAAATTACAATCTAATATTAATCATGATAATTTTATTGACCAATGAATTTTAGAACAACTAAATGAACTAATTATTAAAGTTGAACAAAATATGGAACAATATGAATTTGTTTTAGTTACCAAAGAATTATCAAATTTTATTTGAAATAAATATTGTTCTTGATACATTGAATTAAACAAAGTTAATTTACAAAATAATAAATTAAAAATTAATTCTTTACAAACATTGTATTATGTTATACAACAAATTATTATTATGCTGCATCCCTTTGTCCCGTTTATTACCCAAATCATTTATGAAAAGATGGGTCATCAAGACACCATTTTAAATGATAAATTCCCACAAATTCAAAAGTTGGGTACTACTAAAAAAGCTAATGAATTTGTTAATATATTAATAGAAATCATTAGTGCTATGCGTGAAATTAGAAAAGAACTTAACTTACCATTTAAAGCGCCATTAATTATTCATGTTAATAGTGATAACAGTTTTTTCAAGCAAGCAAAAGATGATTTAAATCCTTACTTATTACAATTAACTAATAGTAAAATTGTAAGTGTTAATGGTAGTTCATTACCCATTAATAATAAAATTGTAAAAGTTATTCATGAAGCATTCTTGGAAATTAAAACGGAAAATTTATTTGCTAAAGACGAACAATTAAATAAATTAAATAAAGAATTAGATGTTGTTAAAAATGAAATTTTACGTAGTGAAAATATTTTAAGTAATGAACAATTTATTAAAAAAGCACCATCAGAAAAAATTGCTTTAGAAAAAGCAAAGTTAGCAGATTATGAAAAACAAAAATTATTAATAGAAACAAAAATTAAAGAGTTGTAG
- a CDS encoding OTU domain-containing protein → MIIKDVEGDGNCLLWAVMVSYLEQVKTDEKQFKERYKTLFGTESDWNRIFNFNDFDFNDNENVNLVKLFRNRIYNYIKENLDTERPLNKCDFRSMLLESEINKENKKLNPKDNEEKQLETTLEKMKKNGNYAGSNEIEAICNILNCNIIRTNETSDVKYIEKFEPDYVNTNDEIKLHYYENKHYKYSSNVINNRNEENISAATKQNYHAILNSYKQQLLSKDIDEKDCDAIINIFIEDLNKAPSDKQSKILEKSVFELTNQDKLLENPNLSFESCVKPIINNPKTSAQELSAFANANANQPFAIKVA, encoded by the coding sequence ATGATAATTAAAGATGTAGAAGGCGATGGTAATTGCCTGTTATGAGCAGTAATGGTGTCATATTTAGAACAAGTTAAAACTGATGAAAAACAATTTAAAGAAAGGTATAAAACACTTTTTGGCACAGAAAGTGATTGAAACCGTATTTTTAATTTTAATGATTTTGATTTTAATGATAATGAAAATGTGAACCTAGTTAAACTATTTCGTAACCGTATTTATAATTATATTAAGGAAAATTTAGATACAGAACGCCCACTTAACAAATGTGATTTTAGATCAATGTTACTAGAAAGTGAAATTAATAAAGAAAATAAAAAATTAAATCCTAAAGATAATGAAGAAAAACAACTAGAAACAACTTTAGAAAAAATGAAAAAAAATGGTAATTATGCAGGTTCTAATGAAATTGAAGCAATTTGTAATATTTTAAATTGTAATATTATTAGAACTAATGAAACATCTGACGTTAAATATATTGAAAAATTTGAACCAGATTATGTAAATACTAATGATGAAATAAAATTACATTATTATGAAAATAAACATTATAAATATTCTTCAAATGTAATTAATAATAGGAACGAAGAAAACATTTCAGCAGCAACAAAACAAAACTATCATGCTATATTAAATTCCTATAAACAACAATTACTAAGTAAAGATATCGATGAAAAAGATTGTGATGCCATAATAAATATTTTTATTGAAGATTTAAACAAAGCACCTTCAGATAAACAATCAAAAATATTAGAAAAGTCTGTTTTTGAACTAACTAACCAAGATAAATTATTAGAAAATCCTAACCTTTCTTTTGAATCATGTGTTAAACCAATAATTAACAACCCCAAAACAAGTGCTCAGGAATTATCAGCATTTGCTAATGCAAACGCTAATCAACCATTTGCAATTAAAGTTGCTTAA
- a CDS encoding MATE family efflux transporter: MHRFKNSNLKFYKTALLFMIPIIAQSLIETLLNLMNNFVVGQFGDVNSIAGVASSSNIYDMVWYIFFAIVATGNIFTAQYLGVKDKNKIQETTNIKLFYTLIFSIIFVIVLELFSKQIMGVILGSEGKTHEKAIGVAEQYSRLIAWNYPLLGFAFIMSITMNTCGNVKTPLITSICSLFLNTALVCILSLPYKGGPNLGIEGLAISLIVSRVVECIIFVTYLIYKKPIYSPNLNILKFTKNLHKKYIITFLPLFASQVLFGVSVVMLTALYSHYGDTDVIAAVQIVGSVVAIFYSTFRGYNALVGNSVGNLLGSGELVLAKENALKILKLSFDISTVVAIIIVSSAFWIPMVLFPTLSVKAMNLAIWYMAFSAVTYFFINMMQPLFSFLYAGGYTLIVSIADLFLIWFIDIFITFALLQWTNLSIEMVIMISCLDKIVDFICGYLLYKFIPWNKNIINIVKLESIPHPTFEPHG, encoded by the coding sequence ATGCACCGTTTTAAAAATAGCAATTTAAAATTTTATAAAACTGCATTATTATTTATGATTCCAATTATTGCCCAGTCATTAATTGAAACATTATTAAATTTGATGAATAATTTTGTAGTTGGTCAATTTGGTGATGTTAATTCTATTGCTGGAGTTGCATCATCAAGTAATATTTATGATATGGTTTGATATATTTTTTTTGCTATTGTAGCAACAGGAAATATTTTTACTGCGCAATATCTAGGGGTTAAAGATAAAAATAAAATTCAAGAAACTACTAATATTAAGTTATTTTACACTTTAATCTTTTCTATTATTTTCGTAATAGTTTTAGAATTATTTAGTAAACAAATTATGGGTGTTATCTTAGGTTCTGAAGGTAAAACACATGAAAAAGCCATTGGCGTAGCTGAACAGTATAGTCGTTTAATTGCCTGAAACTATCCTTTGCTAGGATTTGCTTTTATTATGTCTATTACTATGAATACTTGTGGTAATGTTAAAACACCACTAATAACTTCAATTTGTTCTTTATTTTTAAATACCGCTTTAGTTTGTATTTTATCTTTACCATATAAAGGTGGTCCTAACCTAGGAATTGAAGGTTTAGCTATTAGTTTAATTGTTTCACGAGTTGTGGAATGTATTATCTTTGTTACTTACTTGATTTATAAAAAACCCATTTATTCCCCTAATTTAAATATTTTGAAATTTACTAAAAATTTACACAAAAAATATATTATTACATTTTTACCATTATTTGCTAGTCAAGTTTTATTTGGTGTTTCAGTTGTTATGTTAACTGCTCTGTATTCACATTATGGCGATACTGATGTAATTGCTGCTGTCCAAATTGTTGGTTCTGTTGTTGCTATTTTCTACTCTACTTTTAGGGGATATAATGCATTAGTAGGAAATTCTGTCGGAAATTTATTAGGTTCTGGTGAGTTAGTGCTAGCTAAAGAAAATGCCTTAAAAATTTTAAAATTAAGTTTTGATATTTCGACAGTAGTTGCTATTATAATTGTAAGCAGTGCCTTTTGGATACCCATGGTTTTATTTCCTACTTTATCAGTTAAAGCTATGAATTTAGCTATTTGATATATGGCCTTTTCTGCTGTTACTTATTTCTTTATTAATATGATGCAACCGTTATTTAGTTTTCTGTATGCTGGTGGTTATACGTTAATTGTCAGTATTGCTGATTTATTTTTAATTTGATTTATTGATATTTTTATTACCTTTGCTTTATTACAATGAACAAATTTGAGCATTGAAATGGTAATTATGATTTCTTGTTTAGATAAAATAGTTGATTTTATTTGTGGTTATTTACTATATAAATTTATTCCGTGAAATAAAAATATTATTAATATTGTCAAATTAGAAAGTATTCCTCATCCTACCTTTGAACCACATGGATAA
- a CDS encoding ABC transporter permease, with product MVGILAPDFKVANAFSLLLYLPTSFLSGQYIPYQGISNQPALVVIAKIIPFSYPVSIMNRGWNNYSSSSDLANSALFNNYWVPILVSFVWIGALVFGAIMAYKYRCK from the coding sequence ATGGTAGGAATCTTAGCGCCTGATTTTAAAGTTGCTAATGCTTTTTCTTTATTATTGTATTTACCAACTTCATTTTTATCAGGACAATACATTCCTTATCAAGGTATTAGTAATCAACCTGCTTTAGTTGTTATTGCCAAAATTATTCCTTTTTCATATCCTGTTTCAATTATGAATCGTGGATGAAACAATTATAGTTCAAGTTCTGATTTAGCTAATTCTGCTTTATTTAATAACTATTGAGTTCCTATTTTAGTTAGTTTTGTTTGAATTGGTGCATTAGTATTTGGCGCTATTATGGCTTACAAATACCGTTGTAAATAA